In a single window of the Elaeis guineensis isolate ETL-2024a chromosome 6, EG11, whole genome shotgun sequence genome:
- the LOC105047249 gene encoding LOW QUALITY PROTEIN: uncharacterized protein (The sequence of the model RefSeq protein was modified relative to this genomic sequence to represent the inferred CDS: inserted 2 bases in 2 codons; deleted 2 bases in 1 codon; substituted 1 base at 1 genomic stop codon), with protein sequence MAGILLRGLRSASRKTVPFASALLSPLPSPSRTFPSSLSPLPPFRLFSTAAARASAADATGSSLDPSRLRNVAVIAHVDHGKTTLMDRLLRQCGADIPHERALDSISLERERGITIASKVTSISWRDNELNMVDTPGHADFGGEVERVVGMVEGAVLVVDAGEGPLAQTKFVLAKALKYGLRPXLLLNKVDRPAVSEETCNEVESLVFDLFANLGATEEQLDFPVLYASAKEGWASLTYTKNPADDVRNMSPLLDTIIRHVPPPSASLEAPFQMLVSMMERDFYLGRILTGRISSGALHIGDKIHGLRHTDDGVEKIEEGKVTKLMKKKGTSMVMIDSAGAGDIISMAGLMNPSIGHTVQMWRXTYVMTALPTVELDPPTISMTFGVNDSPXAGRDGIHLTGGKIGDRLMAEAETNLAINVRPGALSDSYEVLGRGELQLGILIENMRREGFELSVSPPRVMYKTENGEKLEPIEEVTIEVNDEHVGLVMEALSHRRGEVIDMGPVPGSIGRTRISLTCPSRGLVGYKSVFSSDTRGTGFMHRAFSSYSKYRGLLGKLGKGMLVSVGNGIITAHALMSLEARGTLFVSPGMETYEGMIVGEHSRDTDLDVNPVRTKELTNIRAPGKDENVKLTPPRLISLEEAIGYVASDELIEVTPKAVRLRKRYLDATKRKMMRNKPKD encoded by the exons ATGGCGGGCATCCTTCTCCGCGGTCTCCGGTCGGCGAGCCGCAAGACCGTTCCCTTCGCCTCTGCCCTTCTCTCTCCCCTTCCATCCCCTTCCCGAACTTTTCCT TCCTCCCTTTCTCCGCTGCCGCCCTTCCGCCTCTTTTCCACCGCCGCTGCCCGCGCCTCGGCCGCCGACGCCACCGGGAGCTCGCTCGACCCAAGCAGGCTCCGGAACGTGGCCGTGATAGCCCACGTCGACCATGGGAAGACCACCCTAATGGACCGGCTCCTCCGCCAGTGCGGCGCCGACATCCCCCACGAGCGGGCCCTCGACTCCATCAGCCTCGAGCGTGAGCGGGGCATCACCATCGCTTCCAAG GTTACATCGATTTCTTGGAGAGATAATGAGCTCAACATGGTTGATACTCCTGGCCATGCTGATTTTGGGGGTGAA GTCGAGCGAGTTGTGGGAATGGTTGAGGGAGCTGTCTTAGTTGTTGAtgctggggaaggtccccttGCACAAACAAAGTTTGTTCTTGCGAAAGCTTTGAAGTATGGGCTGCGTC TTCTCCTTCTGAATAAAGTTGACAGACCTGCAG TTTCTGAGGAGACATGCAATGAAGTTGAGAGTTTGGTATTTGATCTGTTTGCAAACCTTGGTGCCACAG AGGAACAGCTAGATTTTCCAGTTCTTTATGCATCTGCCAAAGAAGGATGGGCTTCCTTAACTTATACCAAAAATCCTGCTGATGATGTAAGGAACATGTCACCATTGCTTGATACCATTATAAGACATGTGCCTCCGCCATCAGCAAGTCTTGAGGCTCCTTTCCAAATGCTG GTTTCCATGATGGAGCGTGATTTTTATCTTGGAAGAATATTGACGGGACGCATATCGTCAGGGGCTCTTCATATTGGAGACAAAATACATGGCCTTCGTCACACAGATGATGGAGTTGAGAAAATTGAGGAAGGAAAG GTCACAAAGCTTATGAAAAAGAAGGGCACTAGCATGGTCATGATCGACAGCGCAGGGGCTGGAGATATAATTTCAATGGCTGGATTAATGAATCCATCAATTGGTCACACCGTGCAAATGTGGAGGTAGACATAT GTCATGACTGCATTGCCGACTGTTGAGTTAGATCCTCCAACAATTTCTATGACTTTTGGTGTCAATGATTCTC CCGCTGGCCGTGATGGTATCCAT TTGACTGGAGGAAAAATAGGTGATCGTCTGATGGCAGAGGCAGAAACAAATCTTGCTATCAATGTTCGTCCTGGAGCATTATCAGATTCATATGAAGTTCTAGGGAGGGGCGAGCTTCAGTTGG GTATTTTGATTGAAAACATGAGGCGTGAAGGTTTTGAACTCTCCGTTTCACCCCCAAGAGTCAT GTATAAAACTGAGAATGGTGAAAAGCTAGAGCCTATAGAAGAAGTAACAATTGAG GTGAATGACGAGCATGTGGGCCTTGTCATGGAAGCCCTTTCACACAGGCGGGGTGAGGTGATTGACATGGGTCCTGTTCCAGGGAGCATCGGAAGGACTAGAATATCTCTGACTTGTCCATCTAG GGGCCTAGTCGGCTACAAAAGTGTGTTTAGCAGTGACACACGTGGCACTGGAttcatgcaccgtgccttttcaT CATATTCTAAATATCGGGGTCTACTTGGGAAGTTAGGAAAGGG CATGTTA GTATCAGTGGGCAATGGAATCATTACTGCACATGCACTTATGAGTTTGGAAGCCCGTGGAACTCTCTTTGTCTCTCCTGGCATGGAG aCATATGAAGGCATGATAGTTGGTGAACACTCCCGTGATACTGATCTTGAT GTAAATCCTGTAAGAACAAAAGAACTGACGAATATTCGTGCTCCAGGAAAAGATGAAAATGTCAAGCTGACTCCACCTCGTTTG ATATCTCTAGAAGAGGCAATTGGATATGTTGCTTCCGATGAGCTTATTGAG GTAACACCGAAGGCTGTGAGGTTGCGGAAAAGATACCTTGATGCCACCAAGCGGAAGATGATGAGAAATAAGCCAAAAGATTGA